The following are from one region of the Bradyrhizobium septentrionale genome:
- a CDS encoding IS1182 family transposase yields the protein MSKYFRPWNIDQTLLLPPNVQDFVPKGHVSRFMVDLVRESLDLREIMGSYVSGLGQPPFDPRMMVALLLHSYASGLYSSRRIAKACRERNDFVMIVALDAPDFRTISDFRKRHLKALGALFVQVLKLCETAGLVKLGHVALDGTKIKANASKHKAMSYERMKKREAELKAEVARMLAAAEAADASEDETFGNSDELPDWTVDKQKRLAKIQQAMAALEADAKLAAEEERRIEAEKEQQRQAEGRKKPGKPAALPSEEPNPKAQRNFTDPESRIMKSKDGFVQAYNAQAAVDAHAQIIVAQELTQHGSDQGQLVPLIEAIESNLGRKPRQASADSGYCSEANLEALDTRSIDGYVAPGRAKHPTVANGKVGGPLTQAMRKKIDDGGFETPYRLRKQVVEPVFGQIKQARGFRQFLLRGIEKVRAEWTMICTVHNLLKLFNLANAA from the coding sequence ATGAGCAAGTATTTTCGGCCTTGGAACATCGATCAGACGCTGCTTCTGCCGCCGAATGTGCAGGACTTCGTGCCGAAAGGCCATGTCTCGCGGTTTATGGTTGATCTGGTGCGGGAGAGCCTCGATCTCAGGGAGATCATGGGCAGCTATGTGAGCGGGCTTGGGCAGCCGCCGTTTGATCCGCGGATGATGGTGGCGCTGCTGCTGCATAGCTATGCGAGTGGGCTGTATTCGTCGCGTCGGATTGCCAAGGCCTGCCGGGAGCGGAACGATTTTGTGATGATCGTGGCGCTGGATGCGCCGGATTTTCGGACGATCAGCGACTTTCGCAAGCGACATTTGAAGGCGCTCGGCGCGCTATTCGTGCAGGTTCTGAAGTTGTGCGAGACGGCCGGGCTGGTCAAGCTCGGTCATGTCGCGCTGGATGGTACGAAGATCAAGGCGAACGCGTCGAAACACAAGGCGATGAGTTATGAGCGCATGAAGAAGCGCGAGGCGGAATTGAAGGCCGAGGTCGCTCGCATGCTGGCGGCCGCCGAGGCGGCGGATGCCTCGGAGGATGAGACTTTCGGCAACAGCGACGAACTGCCGGACTGGACCGTCGACAAGCAGAAACGGCTGGCGAAGATCCAGCAAGCGATGGCGGCGCTGGAAGCGGACGCCAAACTGGCGGCGGAGGAAGAGCGCCGCATCGAGGCCGAAAAGGAACAGCAGCGCCAGGCCGAAGGCCGCAAGAAGCCGGGCAAACCGGCGGCGCTGCCATCGGAGGAACCCAATCCCAAGGCGCAACGCAACTTCACCGATCCGGAAAGCCGCATCATGAAGTCGAAGGATGGCTTCGTTCAGGCCTATAATGCCCAGGCGGCCGTCGATGCACATGCCCAGATCATTGTCGCGCAAGAACTGACCCAGCACGGCAGCGATCAGGGCCAGTTGGTGCCCCTGATCGAGGCCATCGAGAGCAATCTTGGCCGCAAGCCGCGGCAGGCCTCAGCGGATTCCGGCTACTGCAGCGAAGCCAATCTCGAAGCGCTCGACACACGCAGCATCGATGGCTATGTCGCGCCCGGACGCGCCAAACACCCGACAGTAGCGAACGGAAAAGTCGGCGGCCCGCTGACACAGGCCATGCGAAAGAAGATCGACGATGGCGGCTTCGAAACACCCTACCGATTGCGAAAGCAAGTGGTGGAGCCGGTGTTCGGGCAGATCAAACAGGCAAGAGGCTTCCGCCAGTTCCTGTTGCGGGGCATCGAGAAAGTGCGCGCCGAGTGGACAATGATCTGCACCGTCCATAACCTCCTCAAGCTGTTCAACCTCGCAAACGCAGCCTGA
- a CDS encoding DUF1330 domain-containing protein has product MPKAYWIVHVTVHDEARYPEYLAAAMPVFAKYGANFIVRNGPYEVMEGATRQRNFVIEFKDRATAMECYTCPEYQAAKAIRQKYSDGDFVIIDGAD; this is encoded by the coding sequence ATGCCGAAAGCCTACTGGATCGTGCACGTCACGGTTCACGACGAAGCCCGTTACCCCGAATATCTCGCCGCCGCGATGCCGGTGTTCGCGAAATACGGCGCCAACTTCATCGTGCGCAACGGTCCCTACGAGGTGATGGAAGGCGCGACCCGCCAGCGCAACTTCGTCATCGAGTTCAAGGATCGCGCCACCGCGATGGAATGCTACACCTGCCCCGAATATCAGGCCGCGAAAGCGATCCGGCAGAAATATTCGGACGGGGATTTTGTCATCATCGATGGCGCGGATTAA